The following proteins come from a genomic window of Chryseobacterium glaciei:
- a CDS encoding saccharopine dehydrogenase, which produces MKSNILIIGGNGMVGKTIARIFSSRNPNSNIFIGGRKQGKTENDLIIDVTKPQTFQAILDKKIDVIILSVNDKEDHVLRFAIENKIDYLDITKPTPDLTKAYDFAKKQTINSRIVFSSGWMGGIVSGLMHSFSDQIKNIQSVELFVYYSVKDLAGESSAHFMAENVAKPFVNYQNNKPVFIKHFLDAEPFEFSFGIGKRQAYNFDVPDLYILNQIEKIPNVSVKMTYNSKFITWLLGAFQKIKLFNILSLKERKMIFGSSGNGDQSVFEIVVKTKNGNKKISLQSTKGQAELTALSAVLHVEELLKNNHETQIYFSHQLYQGSSLFESLNAYKTINMQVTE; this is translated from the coding sequence AATTATCGGCGGAAATGGAATGGTAGGAAAAACCATTGCCAGAATTTTTTCATCCAGAAATCCAAACAGCAATATTTTCATTGGAGGCAGAAAACAAGGAAAAACGGAAAATGATTTAATCATTGATGTTACCAAACCTCAGACTTTTCAAGCGATTCTTGATAAAAAAATAGATGTGATCATACTTTCTGTGAATGATAAAGAAGATCATGTTCTCCGTTTCGCGATTGAAAATAAAATCGATTATCTGGATATTACCAAACCAACTCCTGATCTTACGAAGGCTTATGATTTTGCTAAAAAACAGACGATCAACAGTCGGATTGTTTTCAGTTCAGGCTGGATGGGCGGAATTGTAAGCGGACTAATGCATTCATTTTCGGATCAAATAAAAAATATTCAATCTGTTGAGCTTTTCGTTTATTATTCTGTTAAAGACCTAGCAGGAGAAAGTTCGGCTCATTTTATGGCGGAAAATGTGGCTAAACCTTTTGTTAATTATCAAAATAATAAACCAGTCTTTATTAAACATTTTTTGGATGCTGAACCATTCGAATTTTCTTTTGGGATTGGAAAAAGACAAGCCTATAATTTTGATGTTCCTGATTTGTATATTTTAAATCAAATTGAGAAAATTCCGAACGTAAGTGTGAAAATGACTTATAATTCAAAATTTATTACTTGGTTATTGGGTGCATTTCAGAAAATAAAACTGTTTAATATCTTATCTTTAAAGGAAAGGAAAATGATTTTCGGATCAAGTGGAAATGGCGATCAGTCAGTTTTTGAAATTGTAGTAAAAACTAAAAATGGAAATAAAAAAATAAGTCTGCAAAGTACAAAAGGACAAGCCGAATTAACCGCATTATCTGCTGTTTTGCATGTGGAAGAATTGTTGAAGAATAATCATGAGACTCAAATTTATTTCAGTCATCAACTTTATCAAGGTTCTTCATTATTTGAATCACTGAATGCTTATAAAACCATCAATATGCAAGTAACGGAATGA
- a CDS encoding NAD(P)H-dependent oxidoreductase: MKKILIINGHPNKDSFNFGIVKAYKDGVLQSGAEVQEIVIADLDFNPNLQFGYQKRMELEPDLINAWEKIQWADHLVWIHPVWWGGLPAITKGFIDRLFLPGFAFRYRENSVWWDKLLKGKTAHIITTLDQPSFYYRFFFGRPSVNQLKKSTLEFCGIQPVKVTYVGVIKTSDEKQRQKWLEKIKLLGVKRK; encoded by the coding sequence ATGAAAAAAATACTAATTATTAACGGTCATCCCAACAAAGATTCTTTCAATTTTGGAATTGTAAAAGCGTATAAAGATGGAGTGTTGCAGTCGGGAGCTGAAGTTCAGGAAATTGTAATTGCAGATTTAGATTTCAATCCGAATCTGCAATTTGGATATCAAAAAAGAATGGAGTTAGAGCCGGATTTAATTAACGCTTGGGAAAAGATTCAATGGGCGGATCATTTGGTTTGGATTCATCCTGTTTGGTGGGGTGGTTTACCTGCCATCACAAAAGGTTTTATTGATCGACTTTTTCTGCCAGGTTTTGCATTCAGATACAGAGAGAACTCAGTTTGGTGGGATAAATTGTTGAAAGGAAAAACAGCACATATCATCACAACATTAGATCAGCCAAGTTTTTATTACCGGTTTTTCTTTGGAAGACCGAGTGTGAATCAGCTTAAAAAATCTACATTAGAATTTTGCGGAATACAACCTGTGAAAGTTACTTATGTAGGAGTTATTAAAACTTCAGATGAAAAACAGCGTCAAAAATGGCTCGAGAAAATTAAATTGTTGGGAGTAAAACGGAAATGA
- the mnmE gene encoding tRNA uridine-5-carboxymethylaminomethyl(34) synthesis GTPase MnmE, whose protein sequence is MNNDTICALATANGVGALGIIRVSGNDALSVVQKSFPKKNLAKQKSHTIHYGYFMDGDEAIDEVMLSIFLAPKSFTTENSVEIAFHGSPHIGKRILETLTKNGARMAKAGEFTLRAFINGRIDLSQAEAIADVIASENEASRKVAINQLKGGITNEISFLRTDLLNFVSLVELELDFAEEDVEFADRSALNQLLDKIELKLNSLIDSFQYGNAIKNGTAVAIIGKPNAGKSTLLNALLKEERAIVSSIAGTTRDTIEEILHIKGHAFRLIDTAGLRETENEIEAIGVKKAKEKVENANILVYLADAATENFSDDIEMIKSLQRDDLKLIICATKIDEVSPTTYEKVETIFRNEISQEFDFIKISAVENQNIQDLKNELSSYVEQLKSAENNVVITNQRHFEALGKSLDAVNKVKEAIIFQISTELLAYELRNALEHLGEISGEVTNDEVLGNIFSKFCIGK, encoded by the coding sequence ATGAATAACGATACCATTTGTGCACTGGCTACGGCCAATGGAGTAGGTGCTTTAGGCATTATCAGAGTTTCGGGGAACGATGCTTTATCTGTCGTTCAAAAATCTTTTCCTAAGAAAAATTTGGCGAAACAAAAGTCTCACACAATTCATTACGGCTATTTTATGGATGGCGATGAAGCGATTGATGAGGTGATGTTGTCTATTTTTCTGGCGCCGAAAAGTTTTACAACTGAAAACTCTGTGGAAATTGCTTTTCATGGCTCCCCACACATTGGAAAACGTATTCTTGAAACCTTGACCAAAAATGGTGCAAGAATGGCAAAAGCGGGGGAGTTTACACTTCGTGCTTTCATTAATGGTAGAATAGATCTTTCTCAGGCTGAAGCGATTGCAGATGTGATTGCTTCGGAAAATGAAGCTTCCAGAAAAGTAGCTATTAACCAATTGAAAGGGGGAATTACGAATGAAATATCGTTTTTAAGAACCGATTTATTGAATTTTGTTTCTTTAGTTGAACTAGAACTTGATTTTGCAGAAGAAGACGTAGAATTTGCCGACCGATCTGCTTTGAATCAGCTGCTTGATAAAATTGAATTAAAACTCAATTCTTTGATCGACAGTTTCCAATACGGAAATGCTATCAAAAATGGAACAGCCGTTGCCATCATCGGGAAACCCAATGCCGGAAAATCGACTTTACTAAATGCTTTATTAAAAGAGGAAAGAGCAATTGTCAGCAGCATCGCCGGAACAACACGAGATACGATTGAAGAAATTCTACACATTAAAGGTCATGCTTTCCGCTTGATTGATACAGCAGGATTGCGTGAAACAGAGAATGAAATTGAAGCTATTGGCGTCAAAAAAGCCAAAGAAAAAGTTGAAAATGCCAATATTTTAGTCTACTTAGCTGATGCGGCAACTGAAAATTTTTCTGACGATATTGAAATGATCAAATCTTTACAACGAGATGATTTAAAATTAATTATCTGCGCTACAAAAATTGATGAAGTTTCTCCCACAACCTACGAAAAAGTGGAAACTATTTTCAGAAACGAAATTTCTCAGGAATTTGATTTTATTAAAATTTCTGCCGTTGAAAATCAGAATATTCAGGATCTTAAAAATGAATTGTCTTCTTATGTGGAACAGTTAAAATCTGCAGAAAACAATGTGGTGATTACCAATCAGCGTCATTTTGAAGCGTTAGGAAAGTCTTTGGATGCTGTGAATAAAGTGAAGGAGGCGATTATTTTTCAAATTTCAACAGAGCTATTGGCTTATGAGTTGAGAAATGCGTTGGAGCATCTTGGTGAGATTTCTGGTGAAGTGACGAATGATGAAGTGTTGGGGAATATTTTTTCTAAGTTTTGTATCGGAAAGTAG
- a CDS encoding helix-turn-helix domain-containing protein, with the protein MEVNKICQFCGNRFVAKKTTTKCCSDDCAKKFYKKRKRDEKIQASDKDLEVQIKGYDIEEIQKKDYLSIKEVMLLLNISRTSIYRMLKDGRLSKLQGFKSIRIRKVDLDVLFRQKVENNEEKQYNLPYFCDDNYYTINEVLDVFNVSSGSFYYLCKKHNVPKIPKGKNVYVPKNLVNIIFNNE; encoded by the coding sequence ATGGAAGTCAATAAAATTTGTCAATTCTGCGGAAATAGATTTGTAGCTAAAAAGACTACAACAAAATGTTGTTCTGATGACTGTGCTAAGAAATTCTACAAAAAGAGGAAGCGTGATGAAAAAATTCAAGCAAGTGATAAAGATTTAGAAGTACAGATTAAGGGTTATGATATTGAAGAAATCCAAAAGAAAGACTATTTGTCAATCAAAGAAGTTATGCTTTTACTAAATATTAGTAGAACGTCAATTTATCGAATGCTAAAAGATGGTAGATTAAGCAAATTACAAGGCTTTAAATCGATTAGAATTAGGAAAGTTGACTTAGATGTGCTATTTAGACAAAAAGTCGAAAATAACGAAGAAAAACAGTATAATTTACCATATTTCTGCGATGATAATTATTACACTATTAATGAAGTCTTAGATGTATTTAATGTAAGTTCGGGTTCGTTTTATTATTTGTGTAAAAAACATAATGTTCCGAAAATTCCCAAAGGTAAAAATGTGTATGTTCCTAAAAACTTAGTAAATATAATCTTTAACAATGAGTAA
- a CDS encoding tyrosine-type recombinase/integrase: MSKKVTVLKKLVKGNKSNLSLNFYPPVFNRKTGKKTRYEKTSYFIYNEFQSDTVYYTDANGKKQSKIEILTDKNGNPKKLTLTPAQKHHNKEINEMIELYRAKRFKEVINPDIYSETELRALELAENRSKIFTEYFKEKAQNATSSEGVWSGCYGHFVKCYGNVLFQDINKALIEDFKSKLLNAYQLRSTTHKISRNSAASYFIRFIQALEMAYEENYISQSFKAHIEWIEEEEVMKNFLTLEECKKLFTTDFSDEVLKKYCIFALLTGLRYSDINNLQWCDVVEREGINYIYFRMKKTSAFQYHPISEEAVKLMGDRRFRTDFVFDRIAYHSLNDNLRKWLSKAEIEKRVTFHNFRTSYAVAQLEAGADIYLISKMLGHKNVSTTEIYAKIVDKRKAGTIDNIVLGI; this comes from the coding sequence ATGAGTAAAAAAGTTACGGTACTGAAAAAGCTTGTAAAAGGAAATAAAAGTAATCTTTCACTAAATTTTTATCCTCCTGTTTTTAATCGAAAAACTGGAAAAAAAACTCGATATGAAAAAACGAGTTACTTTATTTATAATGAATTTCAAAGTGATACGGTGTATTATACAGATGCGAATGGGAAGAAACAGTCAAAAATTGAAATTTTAACGGATAAAAATGGTAATCCTAAGAAATTAACATTGACTCCTGCTCAAAAACATCATAATAAGGAGATTAATGAAATGATTGAGCTGTATAGAGCTAAAAGGTTTAAAGAAGTCATCAATCCAGATATTTATTCCGAAACAGAGTTGAGGGCTTTGGAGTTGGCAGAAAATAGAAGTAAAATCTTTACAGAATATTTTAAGGAAAAAGCCCAGAATGCAACCAGTTCCGAAGGAGTGTGGAGTGGTTGTTACGGACACTTTGTTAAGTGTTATGGAAATGTTTTGTTTCAAGATATTAACAAAGCTCTAATTGAAGATTTTAAATCCAAATTACTTAATGCTTATCAGTTAAGAAGTACAACACATAAAATTAGTAGAAATTCAGCAGCAAGTTATTTTATCAGGTTTATACAAGCTTTAGAAATGGCTTATGAAGAAAATTATATTTCTCAAAGTTTTAAAGCGCATATAGAGTGGATTGAGGAAGAAGAAGTGATGAAAAATTTCTTAACTTTAGAAGAGTGCAAAAAACTGTTTACTACTGATTTTTCTGATGAAGTCTTAAAGAAATATTGCATTTTTGCTCTTTTAACGGGCTTGAGATATAGTGATATTAATAATTTACAATGGTGTGATGTGGTTGAAAGAGAAGGGATCAATTATATATATTTTAGGATGAAAAAAACCTCAGCATTTCAATATCATCCCATTTCGGAGGAAGCTGTAAAGCTTATGGGAGACAGAAGGTTCAGGACAGATTTTGTTTTTGATAGAATTGCATATCATTCACTTAATGATAATCTAAGGAAATGGTTATCAAAGGCTGAAATTGAAAAGAGAGTTACTTTTCACAATTTCAGAACTTCTTATGCTGTTGCACAACTAGAAGCAGGAGCGGATATTTATCTTATTTCAAAAATGCTTGGGCATAAAAATGTTTCAACGACTGAGATTTATGCAAAAATAGTTGATAAACGAAAGGCTGGTACAATTGATAATATAGTTTTAGGAATATGA
- a CDS encoding helix-turn-helix domain-containing protein, translated as MTKEIMTAKTSHNENFGSIIEKLVQTEVTKYLTAYAIELEKLSEIALSKAVLTVKDVAELLDMNERVIVQKINSGLIPAYKCKITNKFLVLKRELIKEIASGTQYKSISMISAEVNRGFDSRKYV; from the coding sequence ATGACAAAAGAAATCATGACGGCGAAAACCAGCCATAACGAAAATTTCGGTTCTATAATCGAAAAATTGGTGCAGACAGAAGTAACTAAATACTTAACTGCTTATGCAATAGAATTAGAAAAATTGAGTGAAATAGCTCTTTCAAAAGCTGTTTTAACAGTAAAAGATGTTGCAGAACTTCTCGATATGAACGAGCGAGTAATAGTTCAAAAGATTAATTCAGGTTTAATTCCTGCTTACAAATGCAAGATTACCAATAAGTTTCTTGTTTTGAAGCGTGAATTAATCAAAGAGATTGCGTCAGGAACACAGTACAAATCAATTTCAATGATAAGTGCTGAAGTAAATCGTGGATTTGATAGTAGAAAATATGTTTAA
- a CDS encoding restriction endonuclease, which translates to MGKDGKNLEKLVRIVEEVYKTNPETKIYNNYKIPNQSGNKREIDILIESKVNGFDIKIAIECKEFKSKVSVEKIEAFNSKCQRIPLINNKIFVSQIGFQKDAIAAAETFGIKLYTFDQIQSNANSILFPISRIKPVFHGFEIEEIYCDEHPKLSQIKINNIQELQLISISKEKLVLYDLLEEAVKPNWKYISWQAFNNWLKDSSTTHKIQFAVNFEGIFFEFENEKIIVNQLVCNAKICFEFISAEVQAKEYKSFSNGEIKAQTISFDDGHYSGSVVIDETNKAHFFDTTDNQIRELKLLAKYDKNTDSFETFE; encoded by the coding sequence ATGGGAAAAGACGGAAAAAATTTAGAAAAGCTGGTGAGAATTGTCGAAGAAGTTTACAAAACAAACCCTGAAACAAAAATATATAATAACTATAAAATCCCAAATCAAAGCGGGAATAAACGAGAGATTGATATTTTAATAGAGTCAAAAGTTAACGGCTTTGATATTAAGATTGCTATTGAATGTAAAGAATTTAAGAGCAAAGTTTCTGTTGAAAAAATTGAAGCATTTAATTCTAAATGCCAAAGAATTCCTTTAATAAATAATAAAATTTTCGTATCTCAAATTGGATTTCAAAAAGATGCAATTGCTGCTGCGGAAACTTTTGGAATCAAATTATATACTTTTGACCAAATTCAAAGTAATGCCAATAGCATATTATTTCCCATTTCTCGTATAAAACCTGTATTTCATGGTTTTGAAATTGAAGAAATTTATTGTGATGAACATCCAAAATTGTCACAAATTAAAATAAATAATATTCAAGAATTACAGTTAATCTCGATTTCAAAAGAAAAGCTAGTTCTGTATGATTTATTGGAAGAAGCTGTTAAACCAAATTGGAAATACATAAGTTGGCAAGCATTTAACAATTGGCTAAAAGATAGCTCAACCACACACAAAATTCAATTTGCTGTTAATTTTGAGGGAATCTTTTTTGAATTTGAAAATGAAAAAATTATTGTTAATCAATTAGTTTGCAATGCTAAAATTTGCTTTGAATTTATAAGTGCCGAAGTACAAGCGAAAGAATACAAAAGCTTTTCAAATGGAGAAATTAAGGCTCAAACAATCTCATTTGATGACGGGCATTATAGCGGTAGCGTTGTTATTGATGAAACCAATAAAGCGCATTTTTTTGATACAACAGATAATCAAATAAGAGAGCTAAAGCTTCTTGCAAAGTATGACAAAAATACGGACTCATTTGAAACGTTTGAGTAA
- a CDS encoding TRADD-N-associated membrane domain-containing protein: protein MFSLIDPIITETLKGIIEYFKKHQTIRNYSFFVSPLICTTCCIILNFYGDNFIEPIQVLLGALAVTFFILTSLALISLGDFKTNTEILANNLNDIKQEREKLIEKIGDDSVTNMARLTLNRMDEYYTINLDQAKTSYQWSIASIIIGLITLVTGIWLLFFMEKPNVTMGIISGASGILVEFIGACNIYIYNKSLSQLNLYFRQLATVQDTMLAVELCEKVSDENPKKIEITEKIILNLINRTRTSEDS from the coding sequence ATGTTTTCATTAATTGACCCCATTATAACTGAAACTCTTAAAGGAATTATAGAGTATTTTAAAAAACACCAGACAATTCGAAACTATTCATTTTTCGTTTCTCCTTTAATTTGTACAACATGTTGTATAATCCTTAATTTTTATGGTGATAATTTTATAGAACCTATACAAGTCTTATTAGGTGCTTTAGCAGTTACTTTTTTCATTTTAACCTCATTAGCTCTGATTTCATTGGGCGATTTTAAAACTAATACGGAAATTTTGGCTAATAATTTAAATGATATAAAGCAAGAAAGGGAAAAATTAATTGAAAAAATTGGAGATGATAGCGTTACTAATATGGCACGTTTGACACTTAATCGTATGGATGAATATTACACAATTAATTTAGACCAAGCAAAGACAAGCTATCAATGGAGTATTGCATCAATAATAATAGGATTAATCACATTGGTTACTGGAATTTGGCTACTTTTCTTTATGGAAAAACCTAATGTAACAATGGGGATAATCTCAGGTGCAAGTGGAATTTTAGTAGAATTTATTGGTGCATGTAACATTTACATATATAACAAAAGTTTATCACAATTAAACTTATATTTTAGACAATTAGCTACTGTTCAGGATACGATGTTAGCGGTAGAACTTTGCGAAAAAGTATCTGACGAAAATCCTAAAAAAATTGAAATCACTGAAAAAATAATATTAAATTTAATCAATAGAACTAGAACTTCAGAAGATTCATAA
- a CDS encoding DUF4280 domain-containing protein, which yields MPQKITDTAQLSCNQGTTPSNLSVTSQNFSTAEGKYIATEQDKQANTNIKPFGQCKLKPTSGGYLPCIPAPTVWQKTTEKDTINNYKILTEDSFCMCGTGGKIEVADKGHGEKHEIKQ from the coding sequence ATGCCACAAAAGATCACAGATACCGCCCAATTATCCTGCAATCAGGGAACAACACCGAGCAATCTTAGTGTTACAAGTCAGAATTTCTCTACAGCCGAGGGAAAGTATATTGCTACGGAGCAGGATAAGCAAGCAAACACCAATATAAAACCTTTCGGACAATGTAAATTAAAACCTACTTCGGGAGGATATTTACCTTGTATTCCTGCTCCAACGGTTTGGCAAAAGACCACAGAAAAAGATACAATCAACAATTACAAAATTCTTACTGAAGATTCTTTTTGTATGTGTGGTACGGGTGGTAAAATTGAAGTAGCAGACAAAGGACATGGTGAAAAACATGAGATAAAACAATAA
- a CDS encoding type VI secretion system Vgr family protein: protein MKRNISNSEKILENHISGINRVVKLDIVVNGNLIKHFKHFRLQQSAKTHHSFELTLAHDSLDEIQNHNLEQAQQFFGKRLTVTFKYKDAENESPERTFVGVVTKVAFSQDKMSLGNIVLKGHSPTILMDSAPHTQSFGGTQAVNTSIIADNIIKETLGTSKFDFRIDTQNKSYINYSAQYCETHYNYLTRIAEAYGEQFYYDGEILHFGKLPPNEKPIQLIYGSNVNDVQVELKAVHTKPEYFGYNSSSHAKMLGTNDSIKHLGDLSAKSYELNDSIFKTRSLTPTPLNPNIFLDVDDAQKSARGSAAVEVFTVSGNTSVPFLYIGCVTDLAMRKQDSNETSHFTTLMITEVTHEVDARGYYTGNFEAIAEGTGFMPKSDFILPKAEPQIATVISNIDPLNQGRIQVQFDWQLNDTTHFIRMMSPDAGGTDAISQNRGFVAVPEIGDQVMVGFEYNNPDFPFAMGGMFHGKVGLGGGADNHLKSIQTRSGIKVLMNDANGSVTIQDPSGNIYFMDGGGNINVTAPNKITMNATDVEINANNNFDINVINNMTSTVGNTALMNYLQKTLVNTPIMLQTVSEFFHTQAGKALINSENEIKIEAKETNVAGFKKLHIHSNESAVVNSKGTVEVKGEEGTSNTNVAEERPPSSTTDIGECIVEFRPRTPNYGKFGFDFMRIGDNTGGGVHDITYLGNMGTHAQNDYNAAFTAETSPYNKFKGLITTEYNPTAISVTEFKKTDIRERYATPWLSLYRVPEGRLLVDGTSDPEAGTCIAATLKLLIEVKIEPDELRLEFDDRYFTITGGGATTKAEAAKPNSSYFSIPSKSVTVTGGTAGTPHTMDIEINCIKEIPVIASIKAFAITKDATTNITTETLAGKLLIKANNKANRKTKKIVLVNVKTSLAPSGGNITGQEDVLKHALRQALIDPRIKTFELDLTAETSFNNYLHTLPLSAGSALGTPPSKVIKGYYLYDYANRRENTHKPRSWKDLWKYLNEKLHRAKPEYTNYIKVYYLGSTGGNIKIDGIFEALSGYSQPGEKTTILFNGYDTNATTAHEVLHAMGLDHTFESKNIIPSGMSRTNAPNGKYTFRYAVTDNILDYSHRVGITRKSLMEWQWEIIRDTSQPEP, encoded by the coding sequence ATGAAAAGAAATATCTCAAATTCTGAGAAGATTTTGGAGAACCATATATCAGGGATTAACCGCGTGGTGAAGCTTGATATTGTGGTTAATGGAAATCTAATCAAACACTTTAAACATTTTCGTCTGCAACAAAGTGCCAAAACACACCACAGTTTTGAACTTACTCTGGCGCATGATTCTCTGGATGAAATACAAAACCATAATTTAGAACAGGCACAGCAGTTCTTTGGCAAAAGACTGACCGTTACTTTTAAATATAAAGATGCTGAAAATGAAAGTCCCGAACGTACATTTGTCGGTGTGGTTACAAAAGTGGCATTCAGTCAGGATAAAATGAGTCTGGGAAATATTGTACTAAAAGGACACAGTCCAACCATATTGATGGATTCTGCACCCCATACCCAGAGTTTTGGAGGCACTCAGGCTGTAAACACATCTATTATTGCTGACAACATCATTAAAGAGACATTAGGAACAAGCAAGTTCGATTTCAGAATAGACACCCAGAATAAAAGCTATATTAATTACAGTGCACAGTACTGTGAAACTCACTACAATTATCTGACAAGAATTGCAGAAGCTTACGGTGAGCAGTTCTATTATGATGGTGAAATACTTCATTTCGGAAAGCTACCACCTAATGAAAAGCCTATCCAACTTATCTATGGAAGCAATGTTAATGATGTGCAGGTAGAATTAAAAGCAGTACATACAAAACCTGAATACTTTGGATATAACAGTAGCAGTCATGCTAAAATGCTTGGCACGAATGATAGTATCAAGCATTTAGGAGATTTGTCAGCAAAGTCTTATGAACTGAACGATAGTATTTTTAAAACCCGTTCTCTTACTCCCACTCCTTTAAATCCCAATATTTTTCTGGATGTGGATGATGCCCAGAAAAGTGCAAGAGGAAGCGCTGCCGTAGAGGTTTTTACAGTATCAGGAAATACCTCTGTGCCTTTTCTTTATATTGGCTGTGTCACAGATTTAGCTATGAGAAAACAAGACAGCAATGAGACCTCTCACTTTACAACTTTGATGATTACCGAAGTCACCCATGAAGTAGATGCAAGGGGATATTATACAGGAAATTTTGAAGCCATAGCCGAGGGAACAGGCTTTATGCCTAAATCTGATTTTATCCTGCCTAAAGCAGAACCACAGATAGCAACAGTAATTTCCAATATTGACCCCTTGAATCAGGGAAGAATACAGGTGCAGTTTGACTGGCAATTAAATGATACTACTCACTTTATAAGAATGATGAGTCCAGATGCAGGGGGAACGGATGCCATAAGCCAAAACAGAGGATTTGTGGCTGTACCTGAAATTGGAGATCAGGTAATGGTAGGCTTTGAGTACAATAACCCAGATTTTCCTTTTGCAATGGGTGGAATGTTTCATGGAAAAGTCGGTTTAGGCGGAGGCGCTGATAATCATCTTAAATCTATACAGACCCGTAGCGGAATCAAAGTTTTAATGAATGATGCCAACGGTAGTGTGACAATTCAAGACCCTAGCGGAAACATATATTTTATGGATGGCGGAGGAAACATTAATGTTACCGCTCCAAATAAAATAACGATGAATGCTACGGATGTTGAGATTAATGCCAACAATAATTTTGATATTAATGTTATAAATAATATGACATCGACCGTTGGAAATACGGCACTAATGAATTATCTTCAGAAAACATTGGTAAATACACCTATCATGTTACAGACTGTATCAGAATTTTTCCATACACAAGCGGGAAAAGCATTGATTAATTCAGAAAATGAGATAAAAATTGAAGCTAAAGAAACTAATGTTGCAGGATTCAAAAAATTACATATACATTCAAATGAAAGCGCAGTTGTTAATTCAAAAGGCACTGTGGAGGTGAAAGGAGAGGAAGGAACAAGTAACACAAACGTTGCAGAAGAACGACCACCATCTTCAACAACAGATATTGGAGAGTGTATTGTAGAGTTTAGACCGAGGACTCCAAATTATGGTAAATTCGGATTTGATTTTATGCGAATCGGAGATAATACAGGAGGAGGTGTGCATGATATTACCTATTTAGGAAATATGGGTACTCATGCGCAAAATGACTACAACGCTGCATTTACAGCAGAAACCTCGCCTTATAACAAATTTAAAGGACTTATCACAACTGAGTACAATCCTACTGCTATCTCCGTAACCGAATTTAAGAAAACGGATATAAGAGAGAGGTATGCCACTCCATGGTTGAGCCTATATAGAGTGCCTGAAGGAAGGTTATTGGTAGATGGTACGTCAGACCCCGAAGCAGGAACCTGCATTGCTGCTACTCTGAAATTACTTATAGAAGTAAAAATAGAACCTGACGAGTTGAGATTAGAATTTGATGACAGATATTTTACCATTACAGGTGGTGGGGCAACTACTAAAGCTGAGGCAGCAAAGCCCAATTCAAGCTATTTCAGCATACCAAGTAAAAGCGTTACCGTAACAGGTGGCACAGCGGGTACGCCTCATACGATGGATATAGAAATTAACTGCATCAAAGAAATCCCTGTTATTGCGAGCATAAAAGCCTTTGCCATTACAAAAGATGCTACTACCAATATAACCACAGAAACATTGGCAGGAAAGTTATTGATAAAAGCCAACAACAAAGCCAACAGGAAAACTAAAAAAATTGTTCTTGTAAATGTAAAAACATCTTTAGCACCTTCAGGAGGAAATATAACGGGGCAGGAAGATGTATTGAAGCATGCGTTAAGACAGGCTTTAATTGACCCAAGAATAAAGACGTTTGAATTAGATTTAACCGCTGAAACAAGCTTTAATAACTATCTCCACACACTGCCACTATCTGCAGGCAGTGCGTTAGGTACTCCACCATCAAAAGTAATCAAAGGATATTATTTATATGATTATGCCAACAGGAGAGAAAATACTCATAAACCAAGAAGCTGGAAAGATCTTTGGAAATACTTGAATGAAAAACTTCATAGAGCAAAACCTGAATACACAAATTATATCAAAGTTTATTATTTGGGTTCCACAGGTGGAAATATTAAAATTGATGGTATTTTTGAAGCTTTGAGCGGATACTCTCAGCCAGGTGAAAAGACAACAATCTTATTCAACGGATACGACACTAATGCTACTACAGCACACGAAGTATTACATGCTATGGGATTAGACCATACATTTGAGAGTAAAAATATTATACCAAGTGGGATGTCAAGAACCAATGCTCCTAATGGTAAATATACTTTCAGATATGCTGTTACGGATAATATTCTGGATTATTCCCACCGTGTAGGAATAACAAGAAAATCTTTAATGGAGTGGCAATGGGAAATCATAAGAGACACTTCCCAACCCGAACCTTAA